Proteins encoded by one window of Glycine soja cultivar W05 chromosome 15, ASM419377v2, whole genome shotgun sequence:
- the LOC114388456 gene encoding uncharacterized protein LOC114388456: MAFLLPNLQPSLLAQSKSNKDKANLHQTLSPQKPTSQFPISSTTCSSSSLQTAQAAQVSTPQDKQQQQPKDEFYLNLGLAVRTIREDLPLVFVKDLNYDIYRDDITFMDPLNTFTGIEKYKLVFWALRFHGKILFREIALDVYRVWQPSENVILVRWNLRGVPRVPWEAKGEFQGTSRYKLDRNGKIYEHKVDNLAFNFPQNIKPVSVLDLVTACPASPNPTFLWGPVDAYSSSWIAFYKAVRDTLDQERSLLPQDGLATCS; the protein is encoded by the exons ATGGCTTTTCTTCTCCCCAACCTCCAACCTTCACTTTTAGCTCAATCCAAATCCAACAAAGACAAAGCAAACCTTCACCAAACTCTCTCACCTCAAAAACCCACTTCTCAGTTTCCTATATCTTCCACCACATGCTCCTCTTCTTCTCTCCAAACTGCACAAGCTGCACAGGTCAGCACACCACAAGACAAGCAGCAGCAACAGCCAAAGGATGAATTCTACCTCAACCTTGGCCTTGCTGTCAGGACCATCCGTGAGGACCTTCCTTTGGTCTTCGTCAAAGACCTCAATTATGACATTTATAG GGATGACATAACATTCATGGATCCCTTGAACACATTTACTGGGATTGAGAAGTACAAATTGGTCTTCTGGGCGTTGAGGTTTCATGGCAAAATCTTGTTCCGTGAGATAGCACTTGATGTGTACAGGGTGTGGCAGCCATCAGAGAATGTGATATTGGTCAGGTGGAACCTTAGGGGTGTGCCACGGGTTCCTTGGGAGGCCAAAGGAGAGTTTCAGGGCACCTCAAGGTACAAATTGGACAGAAATGGAAAAATTTATGAACACAAAGTTGATAATTTGGCATTCAATTTCCCTCAGAATATTAAACCAGTTTCAGTTTTGGATTTGGTTACTGCATGCCCTGCAAGTCCAAATCCTACCTTTTTGTGGGGTCCTGTTGATGCATACTCTTCTTCATGGATAGCCTTTTACAAGGCAGTTAGGGACACATTGGATCAAGAAAGGAGTTTGCTACCACAAGATGGTCTAGCTACATGTTCATAG